The following are encoded in a window of Pongo abelii isolate AG06213 chromosome 14, NHGRI_mPonAbe1-v2.0_pri, whole genome shotgun sequence genomic DNA:
- the COMMD6 gene encoding COMM domain-containing protein 6 isoform X2, protein MEASSEPRLDAKSEVTNQLVDFQWKLGMAVSSDTCRSLKYPYVAVMLKVADHSGQVKTKCFEMTIPQFQNFYRQFKEIAAVIETV, encoded by the exons ATGGAGGCGTCCAGCGAGCCGCGGCTGGATGCTAAGTCCGAG GTCACCAACCAG CTTGTAGATTTTCAGTGGAAACTGGGTATGGCTGTGAGCTCAGACACTTGCAGATCTCTTAAGTATCCTTATGTTGCAGTGATGCTAAAAGTGGCAGATCATTCAGGCCAAGTAAAGACCAAGTGCTTTGAAATGACGATTCCACAGTTTCAG AATTTCTACAGACAGTTCAAGGAAATTGCTGCAGTTATTGAAACGGTGTGA
- the COMMD6 gene encoding COMM domain-containing protein 6 isoform X1 codes for MEASSEPRLDAKSEVTNQLVDFQWKLGMAVSSDTCRSLKYPYVAVMLKVADHSGQVKTKCFEMTIPQFQFHSCWPGWMQLECNGMISAHCNLRLLGSSDSPASAS; via the exons ATGGAGGCGTCCAGCGAGCCGCGGCTGGATGCTAAGTCCGAG GTCACCAACCAG CTTGTAGATTTTCAGTGGAAACTGGGTATGGCTGTGAGCTCAGACACTTGCAGATCTCTTAAGTATCCTTATGTTGCAGTGATGCTAAAAGTGGCAGATCATTCAGGCCAAGTAAAGACCAAGTGCTTTGAAATGACGATTCCACAGTTTCAG tttcactcttgttggccaggctggatgcaattggagtgcaatggcatgatctcggctcactgcaacctccgcctcctgggttcaagcgattctcctgcctcagcttcctga